In Trichocoleus desertorum NBK24, the following are encoded in one genomic region:
- a CDS encoding restriction endonuclease: MKRSASSVPTFDSMLLPTIQAIQALGGSGTTEEIYDKVVQLLKLPDKVLEIPHGSTSQNEVEYRLAWTRTYLKKYGLLQNSARGIWSLVSTSINLDELDAREIVKVVRDAGKTKSAQSDAPEEAVGAIETLEELAWHQQLHKTLLLLEPSAFERLAQRLLRESGFIQVQVTGKAGDGGIDGVGIARISGFLSFHVLFQCKRYQGAVTASQIRDFRGAMQGRTDKGLFITTGTFTRDAIKEATRDGAPPIDLIDGEQLVQRLKELRLGVKITMIESVEVDSDWFTKI, from the coding sequence ATGAAGCGCTCCGCCTCTTCAGTTCCTACATTCGACTCAATGCTTCTGCCTACAATCCAGGCAATACAAGCTCTAGGCGGCTCAGGTACAACTGAGGAGATTTATGACAAGGTAGTGCAACTTCTTAAGTTGCCCGATAAGGTACTTGAGATTCCACATGGAAGTACCTCACAGAATGAGGTTGAGTATCGGCTTGCATGGACTCGCACCTATCTGAAAAAGTACGGCTTGTTGCAGAACTCGGCTCGTGGAATATGGTCTCTAGTCTCAACATCCATTAATCTTGATGAGCTTGATGCCAGGGAGATTGTTAAAGTTGTTCGAGATGCTGGCAAGACTAAATCTGCTCAGTCAGATGCCCCAGAAGAAGCTGTTGGAGCTATTGAAACTCTAGAGGAGCTAGCTTGGCATCAGCAACTGCATAAAACTCTACTCTTGCTAGAACCTAGCGCGTTTGAACGTTTAGCACAGCGTTTACTACGCGAGTCAGGGTTTATTCAAGTGCAAGTGACAGGCAAGGCTGGGGATGGGGGTATTGATGGTGTTGGCATTGCTCGAATCAGCGGGTTTCTAAGCTTCCATGTTTTGTTTCAGTGCAAACGCTATCAAGGCGCAGTCACTGCTAGTCAAATTAGAGATTTTCGCGGAGCGATGCAAGGACGTACTGATAAGGGCTTGTTTATTACAACTGGAACCTTTACCAGAGATGCCATCAAAGAAGCTACACGAGATGGAGCACCACCGATTGATTTGATAGATGGCGAACAGTTGGTTCAACGTCTAAAAGAGCTGAGATTGGGTGTCAAAATAACGATGATCGAGTCTGTAGAGGTTGATAGTGATTGGTTTACTAAGATTTGA
- a CDS encoding class I SAM-dependent methyltransferase, translated as MLSPLEQAAASLVQQNYDSAIALCEQAIATDSADITAYWYLGLALLLQGQTSEAQATWLSGMSEMPAEQIEANTSELLDLLNKEVLRQAAAEHWQQVWTIRQQISQLAPHDCNNLLAIALLPAQLGSFWAEGKQALADAAELIQTGQGTEINPDHLFAVLESVNPLDRTSLKFFEAYFALKPVLAPLLRDRPQQVASAEFRFAEAYYKLGLAWSAQGQTEDAIAYFQQALTVSQQYPAIYIELGNIALQQCEYEVAIEHYQTAIALQPDLTNIATKLTLVKTHSQEIRSKGYEFNSDFFTESIPIWQQYLQSIAHTPGLQAIEIGSFEGHSACWLLDNILTDAAAHLTCLDTFNPPYNRLFDANIAKTGVAEKVTKLAGKSQEMLRLLPFDTYDLIYIDGSHVASDVLEDAVIAWRLIKLGGWIIFDDYDYIYIQSAYYNPQASTFQGLSSSPSWSTKVGVDAFLSAFEDKIQILHKGHQVIVRKVAYQA; from the coding sequence ATGTTATCCCCTCTAGAGCAAGCTGCTGCTTCCCTGGTTCAGCAAAATTATGACTCAGCGATCGCCCTTTGTGAACAAGCGATCGCCACCGATTCTGCTGACATAACTGCGTATTGGTATCTGGGTTTAGCTCTGCTTTTACAAGGGCAAACATCAGAAGCCCAAGCGACTTGGCTGTCTGGGATGAGTGAGATGCCTGCCGAGCAAATTGAAGCCAATACTTCAGAGTTACTCGACCTTCTGAATAAGGAAGTGCTCCGACAAGCTGCTGCTGAGCATTGGCAACAAGTTTGGACAATACGTCAACAAATCAGCCAATTGGCTCCTCACGATTGCAACAATTTGCTGGCGATCGCCCTCCTTCCGGCACAGCTAGGCAGTTTTTGGGCAGAAGGAAAGCAGGCATTAGCTGATGCTGCCGAACTGATTCAAACTGGACAAGGAACAGAAATTAATCCAGATCACCTCTTCGCAGTGCTTGAAAGTGTCAATCCCCTCGATCGCACTTCTCTTAAGTTCTTTGAGGCTTATTTTGCGCTGAAGCCTGTCCTAGCCCCCCTGCTTCGTGATCGCCCACAGCAGGTAGCATCCGCAGAGTTTCGCTTTGCCGAAGCGTATTACAAGTTGGGATTGGCTTGGTCGGCACAAGGTCAAACCGAAGATGCAATCGCCTATTTCCAGCAAGCTTTGACAGTCTCACAGCAATACCCGGCCATCTATATCGAGTTAGGTAATATTGCTCTACAACAGTGTGAGTATGAAGTAGCGATCGAGCACTATCAAACTGCGATCGCTCTACAACCTGATTTGACAAATATCGCTACAAAGCTAACTTTAGTCAAAACCCACTCCCAGGAAATTCGCAGTAAAGGATACGAGTTTAATTCTGACTTTTTTACAGAAAGCATCCCTATCTGGCAACAATATTTGCAGTCGATCGCGCATACACCAGGTTTGCAAGCGATCGAGATTGGCAGCTTTGAAGGGCATTCTGCTTGTTGGCTACTCGACAATATTTTGACGGATGCCGCCGCTCACCTCACCTGCCTAGACACCTTTAATCCCCCTTACAATCGGCTGTTTGATGCCAATATTGCGAAGACAGGGGTGGCTGAGAAGGTGACGAAATTAGCGGGGAAATCGCAAGAAATGCTGCGATTGCTGCCTTTCGATACCTACGACTTGATCTACATTGATGGTTCTCATGTAGCCAGTGATGTGCTCGAAGATGCGGTGATTGCTTGGCGGTTAATCAAGCTCGGCGGTTGGATTATCTTTGATGACTACGACTATATCTACATTCAGAGTGCTTATTACAATCCGCAAGCCAGTACTTTTCAAGGTTTATCCTCCTCTCCCAGTTGGAGTACAAAAGTAGGGGTAGATGCCTTTCTGTCAGCTTTTGAAGACAAAATTCAGATTTTGCACAAAGGGCATCAGGTCATTGTGCGTAAGGTGGCTTACCAAGCATGA
- a CDS encoding pyridoxal phosphate-dependent aminotransferase, translating into MKLAARVGQVSPSLTLAIAAKAKALKAEGIDVCSFSAGEPDFDTPTHIKEAAKQALDEGKTKYGPAAGEPKLREAVAQKLQTENHLAYRAEQIVVTNGGKHSLFNLMLALLNPGDEVIIPAPYWLSYPEMVKLAAGVPVILETDAASDFKVTPDQLRQAITPRTRLFVLNSPSNPTGVVYTPDEIRAIAQVIVEQDILVVSDEIYEKMIYGDAEHLSIGAVSPEVFERTIISNGFAKAYSMTGWRIGYLAGPTDLIKAVSTLQSHSTSNVCTFAQYGAIAAYTGSQDCVEEMRQAFAQRRQVMLDHLNAIPGLSCPPPDGAFYLFPNISKTGLKSLEFCDKLLETQQVAVIPGVAFGADDHIRLSYATDMATIEKGMERLAKFVSSKL; encoded by the coding sequence ATGAAGCTGGCAGCACGAGTGGGGCAGGTATCACCTTCTTTGACATTGGCGATCGCCGCAAAAGCGAAAGCTCTGAAGGCCGAGGGCATTGATGTGTGTAGTTTCAGCGCTGGGGAACCTGACTTTGACACCCCTACGCATATTAAAGAAGCTGCCAAGCAAGCGCTAGATGAGGGCAAAACTAAATACGGGCCAGCCGCAGGGGAACCGAAGCTAAGAGAGGCGGTCGCCCAGAAACTGCAAACCGAGAATCACTTGGCTTACCGAGCCGAACAGATTGTCGTCACCAATGGTGGCAAGCATTCGCTGTTCAATCTCATGCTGGCTCTGTTGAATCCCGGCGACGAGGTGATTATTCCTGCCCCTTACTGGCTCAGCTACCCAGAAATGGTGAAGTTGGCTGCAGGAGTGCCTGTAATTCTCGAAACGGACGCTGCCAGCGATTTCAAAGTCACGCCAGACCAATTGCGCCAAGCCATCACACCTAGAACTCGGCTCTTTGTTCTCAACTCACCCTCCAACCCTACAGGCGTTGTCTACACCCCCGACGAAATTCGCGCGATCGCTCAGGTAATTGTCGAGCAAGACATCCTAGTAGTTTCGGACGAAATCTACGAAAAGATGATCTACGGCGACGCGGAACATCTCAGCATTGGCGCGGTGAGTCCAGAAGTGTTTGAGCGCACCATTATTAGTAACGGTTTCGCCAAAGCCTACTCCATGACAGGGTGGCGGATTGGCTACCTGGCAGGCCCAACAGATTTAATCAAGGCAGTCAGCACGCTGCAAAGCCACAGTACTTCCAATGTCTGCACCTTTGCCCAGTATGGGGCGATCGCAGCTTATACAGGTTCTCAAGACTGTGTAGAAGAGATGCGGCAAGCCTTTGCCCAACGCCGCCAAGTGATGCTAGATCACCTCAACGCGATTCCTGGCCTGAGCTGCCCCCCGCCCGATGGAGCATTCTACTTATTCCCTAACATCAGCAAGACTGGTCTCAAATCGTTGGAGTTCTGCGATAAATTGTTAGAAACTCAACAAGTCGCTGTAATTCCAGGGGTTGCCTTTGGTGCAGATGACCACATCCGTCTCTCCTACGCTACCGACATGGCTACGATTGAAAAAGGTATGGAGCGTTTAGCCAAATTTGTCAGCAGTAAGCTGTAA
- a CDS encoding class I fructose-bisphosphate aldolase, with product MTATVSVPQSIESWLGEEAEDLLTHKAKISKDLLHLPGPDWIERIFAQSDRSPQVLRSLQQLYSYGRLANTGYLSILPVDQGIEHSAGASFAPNPIYFDSENIIKLAIAAGCNAVATTLGVLGSVSRKYAHKIPFILKLNHNELLTYPNKFDQIMFASVEQAWNLGAVAVGATIYFGSEESDRQIQEVSQAFALAHEYGMATILWCYLRNDAFKQDKDYHLAGDLTAQANHLGVTIQADIIKQKLPELNNGYKAVAQATGKSYGKTHEKVYSELTTDHPIDLTRYQLLNCYAGRAGLINSGGASSKNDFAEAIRTAVINKRAGGSGLISGRKTFQRPFEEGVQLFHAIQDVYLSPDVTIA from the coding sequence ATGACCGCTACAGTATCTGTGCCGCAGTCCATCGAATCTTGGCTTGGAGAAGAAGCTGAAGACCTTCTAACCCATAAAGCCAAAATTTCCAAAGACCTCCTACACCTACCTGGCCCCGATTGGATTGAGCGCATCTTTGCCCAAAGCGATCGCTCCCCTCAAGTCTTGCGGAGCCTCCAGCAGCTATACTCCTATGGCCGCTTAGCCAACACAGGCTACCTGTCGATTTTGCCCGTAGATCAAGGCATCGAACACTCTGCGGGTGCTTCCTTTGCCCCCAACCCCATCTACTTCGACAGCGAGAACATCATTAAATTAGCGATCGCCGCAGGCTGCAATGCCGTTGCCACCACCCTAGGCGTCTTAGGCAGCGTGTCTCGCAAATATGCCCACAAAATCCCCTTTATTCTCAAGCTCAACCACAACGAACTGCTCACCTATCCCAATAAATTCGACCAGATCATGTTTGCCTCGGTCGAGCAAGCCTGGAACCTCGGAGCCGTGGCTGTAGGAGCCACCATTTATTTCGGTTCTGAAGAGTCCGATCGTCAAATCCAAGAAGTCAGCCAAGCCTTTGCTCTGGCTCACGAATACGGCATGGCCACCATTCTCTGGTGCTACCTACGCAACGACGCCTTCAAGCAAGACAAGGACTATCACCTAGCGGGCGACCTCACCGCTCAAGCCAACCACCTCGGCGTTACTATCCAAGCCGACATCATCAAGCAAAAATTGCCCGAACTTAACAACGGCTATAAAGCAGTCGCCCAAGCCACAGGCAAAAGCTACGGCAAAACCCACGAGAAAGTCTACTCTGAACTCACTACCGACCATCCCATCGACCTCACCCGCTATCAGTTGCTCAACTGCTACGCTGGACGAGCGGGCCTAATCAACTCTGGCGGTGCTTCCAGTAAGAACGACTTTGCCGAAGCTATCCGGACTGCTGTGATTAACAAACGCGCCGGGGGTTCTGGTTTAATCTCAGGCCGCAAGACCTTCCAGCGCCCGTTTGAAGAAGGAGTGCAACTCTTTCACGCCATTCAAGACGTTTATTTGTCCCCCGATGTGACGATCGCCTGA
- a CDS encoding phosphoketolase produces MTAVTPNPMSAVPAFCEGIQYFGDTVPGFDAYGQAPAIAENQKAIASSTDRAAVYQTMLAADALRYLILQVTASKASGHPGGFASQAEAYAALVMLGHKNVITEVGHHAPGFYSAMFLDRSLESMGIKTVQQLRDRFREKHGLLGHLSGFIPGILAPAGPLGQGQHFAMSAALLHRDTLFPYTVGDGGLGEPYIMSSMAHFHTAYPETTNFLPVLVWNGFSQEHHSMVSLKSNEEMLAFWRGNGFEEVILVDAKAFDDQNQPGDYVDSTAFSFEQRLAFTEAVLAGVDQAAQSALGGKLTVFIIKQLKGSGVHARGAKSHNLYAHHTLDNPDIVAALQARALSGKAWELVRTNFERSNGGPSAKTAVTESELPLPELGKLPLEEYSVGGDPKVSTTSMGRLVAAVGQRDRNYIVTNADGNEASGIANINQALKIIHPTPDDLYNQSPTGQVYEPLSEDACAGLAAGLALMGSRTLWCSYESFAINGLPIWQTVTQAMAELRRPTPSTVTLFTAGALEQGRNGWTHQRPEIEAYFAAMMRNGNVFPLFPPDANSIQVCYDWALTTKNKGMVITASKSPLPIRTTFAQAQQGLEQGAVTLQEIAGTEGGKLVVLAVVGDMTLIPALEAAAFLETEGLAVRVVSIINPRRLYRPSDVAWDTCSEADGTFLDDAGFEALFGGDALLSVTGGASGMLEPIMLRSTSKRDTFAWKRGETTASAGELMAFNGLTAEAIAKRAIELVH; encoded by the coding sequence ATGACCGCAGTCACTCCGAATCCTATGTCCGCTGTTCCTGCTTTTTGTGAGGGCATTCAGTATTTTGGTGATACGGTGCCTGGGTTTGATGCCTATGGCCAAGCTCCGGCGATCGCAGAAAATCAAAAGGCGATCGCGAGTTCGACAGATCGGGCAGCGGTTTATCAGACGATGCTGGCGGCGGATGCGTTGCGCTATCTGATTTTGCAGGTGACGGCGAGTAAGGCTTCGGGGCATCCAGGCGGGTTTGCGAGCCAAGCGGAGGCTTACGCGGCGTTGGTGATGCTGGGTCACAAGAATGTGATTACGGAGGTAGGGCACCACGCGCCTGGTTTTTATAGTGCGATGTTTCTCGATCGCTCGTTGGAATCGATGGGCATCAAGACGGTACAACAACTGCGCGATCGCTTCCGGGAGAAGCATGGGCTGTTAGGGCACTTGTCGGGCTTTATTCCGGGCATTTTGGCTCCAGCGGGGCCGTTGGGTCAAGGGCAACACTTTGCGATGTCGGCGGCGCTACTACACCGCGATACGCTGTTTCCCTACACGGTGGGGGATGGCGGCTTAGGTGAGCCTTACATCATGAGTTCGATGGCGCACTTCCATACGGCTTACCCAGAAACAACCAATTTCTTACCTGTGTTGGTTTGGAATGGCTTTAGCCAAGAGCACCACAGTATGGTGTCGCTGAAGTCCAACGAAGAAATGCTGGCTTTCTGGCGCGGCAACGGGTTTGAGGAAGTGATTTTGGTGGATGCCAAAGCTTTCGATGACCAGAACCAGCCCGGAGATTATGTCGATAGCACTGCTTTCTCATTTGAGCAGCGGTTGGCGTTTACCGAAGCGGTGTTGGCAGGGGTTGACCAAGCAGCTCAGTCAGCGTTAGGCGGAAAGCTGACGGTATTTATCATTAAGCAGCTCAAGGGGTCTGGGGTGCATGCTCGCGGTGCGAAATCCCACAATCTCTACGCCCATCACACCCTCGACAACCCTGATATTGTGGCAGCGCTACAAGCTCGCGCTTTATCAGGTAAAGCTTGGGAACTGGTGCGAACCAATTTTGAGCGATCGAATGGGGGGCCATCCGCTAAGACTGCGGTGACTGAGTCGGAACTTCCCTTGCCTGAACTCGGTAAGCTACCGCTGGAAGAATATTCGGTGGGAGGCGATCCCAAAGTTTCTACCACGTCGATGGGGCGTTTGGTAGCTGCGGTAGGGCAACGCGATCGCAACTACATCGTGACGAACGCAGACGGCAACGAAGCCTCTGGAATTGCCAACATCAACCAAGCCCTAAAAATTATTCACCCCACGCCCGACGATCTCTACAACCAAAGCCCTACAGGTCAGGTTTATGAGCCGTTGAGTGAAGATGCTTGTGCAGGCTTGGCCGCAGGTTTGGCGCTAATGGGAAGCCGCACGCTCTGGTGCTCTTACGAGTCGTTCGCGATCAATGGTTTACCCATCTGGCAGACGGTGACGCAAGCAATGGCTGAGTTGCGCCGTCCCACTCCTTCCACCGTGACGTTGTTCACCGCAGGCGCTTTAGAGCAAGGCCGCAATGGTTGGACACACCAGCGCCCGGAAATTGAAGCCTACTTTGCTGCCATGATGCGGAATGGCAATGTCTTCCCACTGTTTCCACCCGATGCCAACAGCATCCAAGTCTGCTACGACTGGGCGCTAACCACCAAGAACAAAGGTATGGTGATCACAGCCAGCAAGTCACCTCTGCCGATTCGCACGACGTTTGCCCAAGCTCAGCAAGGGTTGGAACAAGGAGCCGTCACTCTCCAAGAAATTGCAGGTACCGAAGGCGGCAAGCTGGTGGTTTTGGCTGTGGTTGGTGACATGACCCTGATTCCCGCTTTAGAAGCTGCTGCTTTCCTGGAAACAGAGGGACTAGCGGTGCGGGTTGTCTCCATCATCAACCCCCGTCGCCTCTACCGTCCCTCAGATGTGGCTTGGGACACCTGCTCTGAAGCCGATGGCACATTCTTGGATGATGCTGGCTTTGAGGCACTGTTTGGTGGTGATGCCCTACTCAGCGTTACGGGGGGTGCCAGTGGCATGCTGGAACCGATCATGCTCCGCAGCACCAGCAAGCGAGATACCTTCGCTTGGAAACGGGGTGAAACCACTGCCAGCGCCGGAGAACTGATGGCCTTTAATGGTTTGACTGCGGAAGCGATCGCCAAACGTGCGATCGAACTCGTCCACTAA
- a CDS encoding ATP-binding protein, giving the protein MISKFMVCQIEGLLNTAPCGFLSFTDNGTIAMVNATLSKLLGYEPDQLEGLPIASILPIASRIFYQTHLFPLLKLHGKVEEIYLLLRSKQGKDVPVLVNAARQERDESCFNDCIFVPIRQRIQYEDELLQAKKVAEAATRAQNEANAALEQTQAALELKQIELLELNAKLEEQVRQRTAQLQQALNFESLLQRITAKVRDSLDEQHILQTAVQELGVGLGVEYCDVEIYQADHTRATTAYEAHQTLAAAQGWFLQITPASPANVAFLEGEALQFCPITPDKAPPDVSQLVILACSIYDDQGILGDLWLFRRKEESFNELEIRLVQQVANHCAIALRQSRLYREAQRQVQELERLNRLKDDFLNTVSHELRTPMSSIKLATQMLEANLRPLGLFADESHAIARSFKVIREEGQREMGLINDLLDMARLDAQTEPLNLATIDLQLFVPYFIEPFAERIHYQEQHLSVEIPDNLPPLTTDISYLERILTELLHNACKYSPAGAAIALSAQATPTAVEIRVSNSGVEIPDTEHDRIFSKFYRIPNHDPWKYGGTGLGLALVKKFVERLGIAIRVESGSGETVFVLEFATAAI; this is encoded by the coding sequence GTGATTTCTAAGTTTATGGTGTGCCAGATAGAGGGGCTGCTCAATACAGCTCCCTGCGGTTTCCTCTCATTTACAGACAATGGCACCATTGCGATGGTTAATGCCACCCTGTCTAAATTGCTGGGATATGAGCCAGATCAGTTAGAGGGACTACCCATCGCATCGATTCTACCGATCGCCAGCCGCATCTTCTATCAAACTCATCTCTTTCCACTGCTAAAGCTGCACGGCAAAGTGGAGGAGATTTATCTCTTGCTACGCTCTAAGCAAGGAAAGGATGTTCCTGTGCTTGTCAATGCGGCACGGCAAGAGCGAGATGAAAGCTGCTTCAACGACTGCATCTTTGTTCCTATTCGCCAGCGCATCCAGTATGAAGACGAACTGCTGCAAGCTAAGAAAGTAGCAGAAGCCGCCACTCGCGCCCAGAATGAGGCTAACGCAGCATTGGAGCAAACTCAGGCAGCATTGGAACTGAAGCAGATAGAGCTATTGGAGTTGAATGCCAAGCTGGAAGAGCAAGTTCGGCAGCGGACGGCTCAACTGCAACAAGCCCTAAATTTCGAGTCATTATTGCAACGAATCACAGCCAAAGTCCGGGACAGTTTGGATGAGCAACACATCCTCCAAACAGCAGTGCAGGAATTAGGGGTGGGATTGGGCGTTGAGTACTGCGACGTTGAAATTTATCAGGCTGATCATACGCGAGCTACGACTGCCTATGAAGCTCACCAAACTTTAGCCGCTGCTCAAGGGTGGTTTTTGCAAATCACTCCCGCCTCTCCTGCAAATGTTGCTTTTTTAGAGGGCGAAGCTCTGCAATTTTGCCCTATTACTCCAGATAAAGCGCCTCCTGATGTCAGCCAATTAGTCATCCTCGCTTGCTCTATTTACGATGATCAAGGGATTTTAGGAGATCTGTGGCTGTTCAGGCGAAAGGAAGAGAGCTTTAACGAGCTAGAAATCCGACTGGTTCAACAGGTAGCGAATCATTGTGCGATCGCCCTGCGCCAATCCCGCTTGTATCGCGAAGCTCAGCGACAAGTGCAAGAACTGGAACGGTTGAACCGACTCAAAGATGATTTTCTCAACACGGTTTCTCACGAACTGCGTACTCCCATGTCTAGCATTAAGCTGGCGACTCAAATGCTAGAAGCGAACCTGAGACCGTTGGGTTTGTTTGCTGATGAATCCCATGCGATCGCTCGCTCCTTTAAAGTGATTCGGGAGGAGGGTCAGCGAGAGATGGGGCTAATCAACGATCTCCTAGATATGGCGCGGCTAGATGCCCAGACTGAGCCGCTCAACCTAGCCACCATTGACCTTCAGCTTTTTGTCCCTTATTTTATCGAGCCATTCGCTGAACGGATTCATTATCAAGAGCAGCACTTGAGCGTGGAGATTCCAGACAATCTGCCTCCCTTAACCACAGATATTTCCTATCTAGAGCGTATTTTGACCGAACTGCTGCACAATGCTTGCAAGTACAGCCCTGCTGGAGCCGCGATCGCTTTATCAGCTCAAGCAACCCCAACAGCAGTAGAAATTCGCGTGAGTAATTCTGGCGTGGAAATTCCTGATACCGAGCACGATCGCATTTTCAGCAAGTTCTACCGCATTCCCAATCATGACCCTTGGAAATACGGAGGAACAGGACTAGGGTTAGCACTGGTGAAAAAGTTTGTCGAACGCTTGGGCATCGCCATCCGAGTGGAAAGTGGTAGCGGAGAAACAGTCTTTGTTCTGGAGTTCGCAACGGCTGCCATATAG
- a CDS encoding alpha/beta fold hydrolase, whose amino-acid sequence MAQNIFLRNNVNVFGNGTQPILFAPGFGCDQNVWRFITPAFENDYKVVLFDYVGSGKSDLQAYSPERYSDLNGYAQDVLDVCTALDLQDVIFVGHSVSSVIGILASIQAPQRFRRLILVAPSPCYINDLPDYPGGFDRRDIEDLLDLMDKNYIGWASFLAPVIMQNSEHPELTQELETSFCSTDPVIMRRFAEVTFFSDNRCDLPKVSVPSLILQCSEDAIAPTEVGHYMHHHLSASALQIMQATGHCPHMSHPEEAIRLMQDYLSVA is encoded by the coding sequence ATGGCTCAAAACATTTTTCTGCGGAACAATGTGAACGTCTTCGGAAACGGTACGCAACCGATCCTGTTCGCTCCTGGATTCGGATGTGATCAAAATGTATGGCGTTTTATCACACCAGCTTTCGAGAATGATTACAAAGTCGTCTTATTCGATTATGTCGGGTCTGGAAAGTCAGATCTTCAGGCTTATAGCCCTGAGCGCTACAGTGACCTCAACGGTTATGCCCAAGATGTGCTGGATGTCTGCACCGCCCTGGATTTGCAAGACGTGATTTTTGTTGGGCACTCTGTCAGCAGTGTCATTGGCATTTTGGCATCGATTCAAGCTCCCCAGCGTTTCCGCCGTCTGATTCTAGTAGCTCCTTCCCCTTGCTATATCAATGATCTACCGGACTACCCAGGTGGATTCGATCGCCGAGACATTGAAGACCTGCTGGATCTGATGGACAAAAACTATATTGGCTGGGCTAGCTTTCTCGCTCCAGTGATTATGCAGAACTCAGAACATCCAGAGCTGACTCAAGAGCTTGAGACTAGCTTCTGCTCCACCGACCCGGTGATTATGCGCCGATTTGCTGAGGTTACGTTTTTCTCTGACAACCGTTGTGACTTGCCTAAAGTGAGCGTGCCATCCCTGATCCTGCAATGCTCGGAAGATGCGATCGCTCCGACTGAGGTAGGCCATTACATGCATCACCATTTGAGCGCAAGCGCCTTGCAGATTATGCAGGCCACCGGGCATTGCCCCCATATGAGCCATCCAGAAGAAGCTATTCGGCTGATGCAGGACTATTTGTCTGTGGCTTAG
- a CDS encoding four-carbon acid sugar kinase family protein codes for MTTKPKIIVLDDDPTGSQTVHSCLLLTRWDVETLRVGLTDESPIFFVLTNTRALSPEEATNVTREACQNLKQAIALESIQDFLIVSRSDSTLRGHYPVETDAIAEELGPFDAHFLVPAFFEGGRFTRDSIHYLMVNGVPTPVHETEFARDSVFAYQHSYLPDYVEEKTQGRIAADQVERFLTADIQAGVRDRLRQLNHNRCGVVDAENQADLNHFASDILAIAAEGKRFLFRSAASLLTALAALPPQPTAPENMAQYARDGKPGAVIVGSHVQKTTEQLERLLQEPGIAGIEVAVARLRDGAAASRTALLDETLQAVREAHVAGKTPVVYTSRQELTFEDVQVRLDFGTAVSALLMDVVRGLPREIGFLISKGGITSNDVLSTGLTLPTARLLGQVLAGCSMVCTPANHPLFPSLPVVLFPGNVGDADGLATVYRRLNKPS; via the coding sequence ATGACTACCAAGCCCAAAATTATTGTTCTCGATGATGATCCCACCGGATCGCAGACTGTCCATAGCTGTTTGCTCCTGACCCGCTGGGATGTAGAGACGCTACGAGTCGGGTTAACGGATGAGTCTCCCATCTTTTTTGTTCTAACCAACACTCGCGCCTTGTCGCCCGAAGAAGCTACAAACGTGACGCGGGAAGCTTGTCAGAACCTCAAGCAGGCGATCGCGCTCGAATCCATCCAAGATTTTCTAATAGTCAGCCGATCCGACTCCACGCTACGCGGTCACTATCCGGTCGAAACCGATGCGATCGCGGAGGAGTTGGGGCCGTTTGATGCTCACTTTCTCGTCCCTGCGTTCTTTGAGGGTGGCAGATTCACGCGGGATAGCATCCATTACTTAATGGTGAACGGTGTACCCACTCCAGTCCATGAAACCGAATTCGCCCGTGACTCTGTGTTTGCTTATCAGCACAGCTATTTGCCCGATTATGTGGAGGAGAAAACCCAAGGTCGCATTGCTGCCGATCAAGTTGAGCGCTTTCTTACGGCTGACATTCAAGCTGGAGTGCGCGATCGCCTGAGGCAACTCAACCACAATCGATGCGGCGTAGTCGATGCGGAAAACCAAGCCGACTTAAATCACTTTGCATCTGATATTTTGGCGATCGCAGCCGAAGGAAAGCGGTTTTTATTTCGTAGTGCCGCTAGTTTGCTCACTGCTCTAGCTGCCTTACCTCCTCAGCCCACTGCGCCAGAAAATATGGCCCAGTACGCCAGAGATGGCAAACCAGGGGCAGTCATTGTGGGTTCCCACGTCCAAAAAACCACCGAACAGCTAGAACGACTCTTGCAAGAACCAGGCATTGCCGGGATTGAGGTAGCAGTCGCGCGGTTAAGGGATGGTGCTGCGGCCAGTCGTACGGCCCTCTTAGACGAAACCTTGCAGGCTGTTCGTGAGGCTCATGTCGCTGGGAAAACGCCCGTGGTTTACACCAGTCGCCAAGAGCTAACCTTTGAGGATGTGCAGGTACGCTTAGACTTTGGTACAGCGGTTTCAGCCTTGCTCATGGATGTAGTACGCGGATTACCCCGTGAGATCGGCTTCCTGATTAGTAAAGGCGGCATTACCTCCAACGATGTGTTGAGCACAGGCTTAACCTTGCCCACGGCTCGGCTCTTAGGCCAAGTCTTAGCAGGCTGCTCAATGGTTTGTACACCTGCCAACCATCCTCTTTTTCCTAGCTTGCCTGTGGTGCTGTTTCCTGGCAATGTAGGGGATGCCGATGGCTTAGCCACGGTTTATCGTCGGCTCAACAAACCTAGTTAA